The Sediminitomix flava genome includes a window with the following:
- a CDS encoding OmpA family protein, protein MKGILFKVILTFIVSNFYFSTLLAQNSRSSLFAEVNMLKEQADNQDAEMLTPSSYEKGMEYLEKAQSDFEKGKSLEKIQKNIDKATGEFEYCVEHAPEARTMFNDALDARSAAVEAGSPDNQEEMWNDAEKRLNHAAEKLEKGKESKAASVSEEAKEQYQSTEMESIKTNVFGEAEEMIDEAEDNKVQKTAEKTLDGAETSLTKGVTVAEASRYNLTEAEMYAKEAEYKAKQSMAINKEVKELKKSKASKEDIILGHQSDIARIGSVVGISPAFDEGTANGVDEVNSAVQALRDSMDMLMGTIDELQGNLDEYSSEIGSLEEVRAMLAHEREVEAKFNEVFNMFNPDEVEVFRQQDKIILRMKSFAFPIGSAEIQQSNYATLRQVENAVRVFPTNEITVEGHTDSSGGEKANQKLSEERAEAVKNYMSANLPEYDADHIKAVGYGESKPIASNDTKEGAQMNRRIDVVIDVRRD, encoded by the coding sequence ATGAAAGGAATTTTATTTAAAGTAATTCTAACATTCATTGTTTCAAACTTCTATTTCTCCACACTACTCGCTCAAAACTCAAGATCCTCATTATTTGCAGAGGTAAATATGCTAAAAGAGCAAGCAGACAACCAAGATGCTGAAATGTTAACTCCTTCATCCTATGAAAAAGGTATGGAGTATTTAGAAAAGGCACAAAGTGATTTTGAGAAAGGAAAGTCGTTAGAAAAGATCCAGAAAAACATTGACAAAGCCACAGGTGAATTTGAGTATTGTGTAGAACATGCTCCAGAGGCAAGAACAATGTTCAATGATGCATTAGATGCAAGAAGTGCTGCAGTTGAAGCAGGTAGTCCTGACAATCAGGAGGAAATGTGGAATGATGCAGAGAAGAGGCTTAATCATGCCGCTGAAAAACTAGAGAAAGGTAAAGAGTCTAAGGCTGCAAGTGTTTCAGAAGAAGCAAAAGAGCAATATCAAAGTACAGAGATGGAGTCTATCAAAACCAATGTTTTTGGTGAAGCAGAAGAAATGATAGATGAAGCAGAAGACAATAAAGTTCAAAAAACTGCGGAGAAAACATTGGATGGTGCAGAGACGAGTTTGACTAAAGGTGTCACTGTAGCCGAAGCCTCAAGATACAATCTGACAGAAGCTGAAATGTATGCCAAAGAAGCTGAGTATAAGGCAAAACAGTCTATGGCGATCAATAAAGAAGTCAAAGAGCTTAAGAAAAGCAAGGCTAGTAAAGAAGATATAATTTTAGGACATCAGTCAGATATAGCTCGTATAGGTTCAGTAGTTGGAATAAGCCCTGCATTTGATGAAGGAACTGCCAATGGAGTAGATGAGGTGAACTCTGCTGTTCAAGCTTTACGTGACAGTATGGATATGTTGATGGGAACAATTGATGAACTTCAAGGAAACCTTGATGAATATTCAAGTGAAATCGGGAGTTTAGAAGAAGTGAGGGCAATGCTGGCACATGAGCGAGAAGTAGAGGCTAAATTCAATGAAGTCTTTAATATGTTTAATCCCGACGAAGTTGAAGTTTTCAGACAACAAGATAAAATCATCCTTCGTATGAAATCATTCGCATTCCCAATTGGTAGTGCAGAAATTCAGCAATCAAATTATGCAACTCTTCGTCAGGTTGAAAATGCTGTAAGAGTATTTCCTACTAATGAAATAACTGTAGAAGGACATACAGATTCTTCGGGTGGTGAAAAAGCGAATCAGAAATTGTCTGAAGAAAGAGCAGAAGCTGTAAAGAATTATATGTCAGCCAATCTTCCAGAGTATGATGCAGACCATATTAAAGCAGTTGGTTATGGAGAGTCAAAACCGATCGCTTCAAATGATACAAAAGAAGGTGCTCAAATGAATCGTAGAATTGACGTAGTTATAGATGTTAGAAGAGATTAG
- a CDS encoding saccharopine dehydrogenase NADP-binding domain-containing protein, translated as MDRVKVMLYGAGGLLGKLILQNLQNNENLEIILAGRIKDIELFKDFDMYETRFFNLDNDYEINRNIQDLDILLNMAGSYHKTALTLANACVEYEVHYLDFSKYSTDYETLFILDEQAKLKNIMLMPGIGFSIVPTDILATHLNNKISEAQKLILAIMTPIGGITQNHLLNILHKSSTTGTFLVNGTTQIVRAAHKKLEVKVHGHTFETISDPWRGDTFSVSLNSDIPNVETYTYYPKLFSLLLEYSHRIDWMLHPSIPEWIIKKVGKKEIGDISPDHRTYAYAKIINHTHYVESYIEGPDMYNFSAKTAQIIIQKVADGKWKKGFQTPGNLYGNKIIDHISDVKMHTSKMKKL; from the coding sequence ATGGATAGAGTAAAAGTCATGCTATACGGAGCTGGAGGTCTTTTAGGAAAACTAATCCTTCAGAATCTTCAAAATAATGAAAATTTGGAGATCATTCTTGCTGGAAGAATCAAAGATATCGAGCTCTTTAAAGATTTTGATATGTATGAAACTCGCTTTTTTAACTTAGATAATGATTACGAAATCAATAGAAATATTCAAGATTTAGATATCCTTTTGAATATGGCTGGCTCTTATCACAAAACAGCTTTAACTCTAGCGAATGCATGTGTTGAATACGAAGTACATTACCTAGATTTTTCCAAATATTCTACCGATTACGAAACACTTTTCATTCTAGATGAACAGGCAAAGCTGAAAAATATCATGCTCATGCCCGGGATTGGTTTTTCTATCGTCCCGACAGATATACTTGCTACTCATCTAAACAATAAGATTTCAGAAGCTCAAAAATTGATTTTAGCAATCATGACTCCAATTGGGGGAATTACGCAAAATCACTTACTCAATATACTTCATAAGTCTTCTACTACTGGAACATTCTTGGTAAATGGGACTACCCAAATAGTAAGAGCCGCTCATAAAAAGCTTGAAGTAAAAGTACATGGCCATACTTTTGAAACAATTTCAGACCCTTGGAGAGGTGATACCTTTAGTGTATCACTAAATAGTGATATTCCAAATGTTGAAACATACACTTACTATCCTAAATTATTTAGCTTACTTCTTGAATACTCTCATCGAATCGATTGGATGTTACACCCCTCAATCCCCGAATGGATTATTAAAAAAGTAGGTAAAAAGGAAATTGGGGATATTTCACCAGACCATAGGACCTATGCTTATGCAAAAATTATTAACCACACTCATTATGTAGAAAGTTATATTGAAGGCCCTGACATGTATAATTTTTCAGCTAAAACGGCTCAGATTATTATTCAAAAAGTTGCTGATGGGAAATGGAAAAAAGGCTTCCAAACTCCAGGAAATCTATATGGAAATAAAATCATTGACCATATTTCTGATGTAAAAATGCATACTTCAAAAATGAAAAAACTCTAG
- a CDS encoding PP2C family protein-serine/threonine phosphatase, which produces MTRFLTTARTLSTRILIVVCMTLLIATTYLTVQNYIEYLENTETAVQAKLAAIANTTALTLNGDVHEYVSEKYTKQGDINASFQDEHFMTLWKKLRTIKESNQLETEIYTLVWEEEKGFFEFVLHTSEQFFYRNPYKIFPATLKENYDKGGVIDGYETEHGMWISAFAPIKNSEGKVVGVIHVDESLDKFRDRAFSILIEDILLSFAVLIMGLALVYFFLKRIMDTEEANKRELMASYQLITKKNKEISDSIQYANRIQKALLPSEVDLRKYFDKSYILYQGKEKVSGDFPFVISNKETGEIFVAAVDCTGHGVPGALLSVIGHFLLNKLIGKDRISDPGMILTTLHKEIVALLRQEENSEMTNDGMDIALVKIDPNTNELHFAGANRPLVINQGEEIKTIKGNRFPIGGTQYQSRLGELVFKTHILNYSSGNTIHLFSDGYQDQIGGPDGRKFLSRRLVNTIKDHEHIPLLELGEKMEGIFVDWKGNLRQLDDVLLIGIEL; this is translated from the coding sequence ATGACACGTTTTTTAACTACTGCTCGTACGCTCAGTACTAGGATTTTGATAGTGGTTTGTATGACCTTATTAATTGCTACAACTTACCTAACCGTACAGAATTATATTGAATATCTAGAAAATACAGAGACTGCTGTACAAGCAAAGTTAGCTGCTATAGCGAATACTACTGCATTGACTTTAAATGGAGATGTTCATGAATATGTTTCTGAAAAGTATACAAAACAAGGAGATATCAATGCTTCATTTCAAGATGAGCATTTTATGACCTTATGGAAAAAACTCAGAACAATTAAAGAATCTAATCAACTTGAGACTGAAATTTATACTTTAGTTTGGGAAGAAGAAAAAGGTTTTTTCGAGTTTGTATTGCATACATCAGAGCAGTTTTTTTACAGAAATCCTTACAAAATCTTTCCAGCTACATTAAAGGAAAACTATGATAAAGGTGGAGTAATAGATGGTTACGAAACAGAACATGGTATGTGGATTTCGGCTTTTGCTCCTATTAAAAACAGTGAAGGGAAAGTGGTTGGAGTCATTCATGTCGATGAATCTTTAGATAAGTTTAGAGATCGAGCTTTTTCAATTTTAATAGAGGATATTCTCCTGAGTTTTGCAGTCTTAATTATGGGGCTTGCTTTGGTTTACTTTTTCCTAAAACGAATCATGGATACTGAAGAAGCGAACAAAAGAGAATTGATGGCTTCTTATCAGTTGATTACCAAAAAGAATAAAGAAATTTCTGATAGTATTCAATATGCAAACCGTATCCAGAAAGCATTATTACCTAGTGAGGTGGATCTTCGAAAGTATTTCGACAAATCATATATCCTTTATCAAGGAAAAGAAAAAGTGAGTGGAGATTTCCCTTTTGTGATTTCTAACAAAGAAACAGGTGAAATATTTGTAGCAGCAGTAGATTGTACAGGTCATGGAGTTCCTGGTGCATTACTTTCTGTAATTGGACACTTCTTGTTAAATAAACTCATTGGTAAGGATAGAATTTCTGACCCAGGAATGATCTTGACTACATTACACAAAGAGATTGTTGCTTTGTTGAGACAAGAAGAGAATTCGGAAATGACCAACGATGGAATGGATATCGCTTTGGTTAAGATTGATCCAAATACAAATGAATTGCATTTTGCTGGTGCGAATAGACCATTGGTTATAAATCAGGGTGAAGAAATTAAAACGATCAAAGGAAATAGATTCCCGATAGGAGGTACCCAATACCAATCAAGACTTGGAGAGTTAGTTTTTAAAACTCATATTTTAAACTATTCAAGTGGGAATACAATCCATTTATTTTCTGATGGCTACCAAGATCAAATAGGTGGGCCAGATGGCCGAAAGTTCTTATCTCGAAGACTTGTAAATACCATAAAAGACCATGAACATATTCCTTTGCTAGAATTAGGAGAAAAAATGGAGGGAATTTTTGTGGATTGGAAAGGGAATTTGAGACAGTTAGATGATGTATTACTCATCGGAATTGAATTATAA
- a CDS encoding 4Fe-4S binding protein: MKSKRNLSILGLLIFIAAFGLFLSVPFVETYNLDVETVNKSIQDEEKRALFLKDNSMIGQEYLSSISFVNDLNSEFNKTNELVVAKYGISVTEISSIIKILQGENTYQLEVAQSQLSGDEEVLNFKKEMLQSYTSWMDNKVYNSTDELESQLTAKVSDINKGIATYKGIDQYQIKSVRFNLVKSANTSPVRQNPLLFLLLTYLGAVVGALLFILPQQKNVEAFTNDRNFQSALTNKGWLGILLGSFLILFYILLYFYPEYMTSWVIMVDPVSKLLSGNEAGEFFLYGFLYTICIWVMGIRMMIKYKRNNYQILRTISVMFFQTAFAFLIPEILIRLNYPYYDFKNIWPLDYDFFFDNSLSQLIASGQLGIFMLVWGIALVAVAVPVFTYFFGKRWYCSWVCGCGGLAETLGDPFRQLSDKSLKAWKIERIVIHSVLVFAVVMTAGVLYTYFTSSSSFLGMNTYQVRSVYGFGIGSVFSGVVGTGFYPLMGNRVWCRFGCPLAAYLGLVQRFKSRFRITTNGGQCISCGNCSTYCEMGIDVRWYAQRGQNIVRSSCVGCGVCASVCPRGVLKLENGKEENRFGNPILLGNNKVELKEIKA; this comes from the coding sequence ATGAAAAGTAAAAGAAATTTATCTATTCTAGGTCTTCTAATTTTTATAGCTGCTTTTGGGCTGTTTCTTTCAGTTCCATTTGTGGAAACATATAATCTAGATGTAGAGACTGTCAATAAAAGTATTCAAGACGAAGAAAAAAGAGCGTTATTCTTGAAAGACAATTCTATGATTGGTCAAGAATACTTAAGCTCAATTTCTTTTGTGAATGATTTAAATTCAGAGTTTAATAAAACAAATGAATTAGTTGTCGCTAAGTATGGAATTAGTGTGACTGAGATCAGCTCGATCATTAAAATTTTACAAGGAGAGAATACTTATCAATTAGAGGTCGCTCAAAGTCAGCTATCGGGTGATGAAGAAGTATTAAACTTCAAGAAAGAAATGCTTCAGAGTTATACCTCTTGGATGGATAATAAAGTCTATAATTCCACAGACGAATTAGAAAGTCAGTTAACAGCTAAAGTTTCAGATATAAATAAAGGGATTGCTACTTACAAAGGAATCGATCAATATCAGATTAAATCTGTTCGCTTTAATCTTGTAAAGAGTGCGAATACAAGTCCTGTAAGGCAAAATCCATTATTATTCTTACTTCTCACTTATTTAGGAGCAGTAGTAGGGGCTTTACTTTTTATTTTACCCCAACAGAAAAATGTTGAAGCTTTCACTAATGATAGAAATTTCCAATCTGCTCTTACAAACAAAGGCTGGTTAGGAATTCTCTTGGGTTCATTCTTGATCTTGTTCTACATACTTTTGTATTTCTACCCTGAGTATATGACTTCATGGGTGATCATGGTTGACCCTGTAAGTAAGCTGTTAAGTGGAAATGAGGCAGGAGAGTTTTTCCTATATGGTTTCCTTTATACGATTTGTATTTGGGTGATGGGGATTAGAATGATGATCAAGTATAAGAGGAATAATTATCAGATTTTGAGAACAATTTCTGTAATGTTTTTTCAGACAGCTTTTGCTTTCCTAATTCCTGAGATTCTGATCAGACTTAATTACCCATATTACGATTTTAAGAATATCTGGCCTTTAGATTATGACTTCTTCTTTGATAATTCATTATCACAATTGATAGCAAGTGGTCAATTAGGAATTTTTATGTTGGTTTGGGGGATTGCTTTGGTTGCTGTTGCTGTACCTGTTTTTACATATTTCTTCGGAAAGAGATGGTATTGTTCTTGGGTTTGTGGATGTGGTGGTTTAGCAGAGACATTAGGTGATCCATTCAGACAACTATCAGATAAATCTTTAAAAGCATGGAAGATTGAAAGAATCGTAATTCATTCAGTTCTTGTATTCGCAGTAGTTATGACAGCTGGAGTACTTTATACGTACTTTACAAGCAGTTCTAGTTTCTTAGGAATGAATACCTACCAAGTAAGATCAGTGTATGGCTTTGGAATTGGTAGTGTTTTTTCTGGTGTGGTAGGAACGGGTTTTTATCCACTCATGGGAAACAGAGTTTGGTGTCGATTTGGTTGTCCTTTAGCGGCTTATTTAGGTTTAGTTCAACGATTTAAGTCTAGATTTAGAATTACTACGAATGGAGGACAATGTATTTCTTGTGGAAACTGTTCAACTTACTGTGAAATGGGGATTGATGTTCGTTGGTATGCTCAAAGGGGACAGAACATCGTAAGGTCATCTTGTGTAGGCTGTGGGGTTTGTGCTTCAGTGTGCCCTAGGGGAGTGCTAAAACTTGAGAATGGGAAAGAAGAAAATCGATTCGGAAATCCAATTCTTTTAGGTAATAATAAAGTTGAGCTAAAAGAGATAAAAGCTTAA
- a CDS encoding glycoside hydrolase family 15 protein, with translation MSTPQNSEETHKYPYGIIGNCAFLALVSDKASIDWLCFPRFDSSFLFGKLLDEEKGGSFSIVPEDPNFTTTQTYITNTNIIETKFETVDGSFLVVDFAPRFEQQQRTFKPLMLMRKIILLSGSPRIKVICNPTGDYGEIVPDKLFGSNHIRYQGLEQRVRLTTDISLSYISEEEYFVLTDSKYLTLTWGIPLEGGLKETTGNFLKKTIDYWRTWVKNTTTEFFEQEAIIRSALTLKLHQYEDTGAIIAAATTSLPEAPNSTRNWDYRFCWMRDTHYTLKALNDLSHFTELEKYANYIENIALKRESRDSERLNPLYPIVPNKLPEEKILDLNGYKGNKPVRIGNQAYEHIQNDVYGQVMVTLLPLFTDKRLTYNSTPHMRELVMGGLRLIERTMDEPDNGLWEFRGLKQKHCFTFLFHWAGCQAALRIAEEMEDFQMHNLSHELSLESAKRIEECYDKERGVYTQAIGVKHLDASLLQLINMEYLDPNSEKAKRHLMEMEKELKTDEGLFFRYKHADDFGEPETTFLICAFWYVEALARVGRIEEAIETFNNIKGYSNHLGLLSEDVDAHTGSQWGNFPQTYSHVGLVNAAFAISRKTAKPIYLK, from the coding sequence ATGTCTACCCCTCAGAATAGTGAGGAAACTCACAAATACCCCTATGGAATTATTGGAAATTGTGCTTTCTTGGCTCTTGTCAGTGATAAAGCCTCAATCGATTGGCTATGTTTTCCAAGGTTTGATAGTAGTTTCTTGTTTGGAAAACTTTTGGATGAAGAAAAAGGAGGTTCTTTCTCAATAGTCCCAGAAGATCCAAACTTTACCACCACTCAAACTTACATTACAAATACGAATATCATTGAAACCAAATTTGAAACGGTTGATGGTAGTTTTTTGGTCGTGGACTTTGCTCCAAGATTCGAACAACAACAACGTACCTTCAAGCCACTCATGTTGATGAGGAAAATTATTCTTCTCAGTGGTAGCCCAAGAATCAAAGTAATTTGTAATCCAACTGGAGATTATGGCGAAATCGTACCTGATAAACTATTTGGTAGTAACCATATTCGTTATCAAGGTTTGGAACAAAGAGTTAGACTTACGACAGATATTTCATTGTCTTATATCAGTGAAGAAGAGTATTTCGTTTTAACAGACTCCAAATACCTCACATTGACTTGGGGTATCCCATTAGAAGGCGGATTAAAAGAAACTACAGGTAATTTCCTCAAAAAGACGATTGACTATTGGAGAACTTGGGTAAAAAATACAACGACAGAGTTCTTTGAACAAGAAGCGATCATTCGTTCTGCCCTAACCCTCAAGCTACACCAATACGAGGACACCGGTGCTATTATAGCAGCTGCAACTACAAGTTTACCAGAAGCACCAAACAGTACTAGAAACTGGGATTATCGCTTCTGTTGGATGAGAGATACGCACTATACCTTAAAAGCACTCAATGACCTCTCCCACTTCACTGAGCTTGAAAAATATGCCAACTACATTGAGAATATTGCTTTAAAGAGGGAAAGCAGAGATAGTGAAAGATTGAATCCATTGTACCCAATCGTTCCTAATAAACTACCAGAAGAGAAAATCTTAGACTTGAATGGCTACAAAGGGAACAAACCTGTACGAATCGGAAATCAAGCCTATGAACATATTCAGAATGATGTTTATGGACAAGTGATGGTGACCTTGTTACCTCTTTTCACTGATAAAAGATTAACCTACAATAGCACACCTCATATGCGAGAGCTAGTAATGGGAGGATTAAGGTTGATCGAAAGAACAATGGATGAACCTGACAATGGACTTTGGGAATTCAGAGGTCTAAAACAAAAACACTGTTTTACCTTCCTTTTCCACTGGGCAGGCTGTCAAGCAGCTCTCAGAATAGCTGAAGAAATGGAAGACTTCCAAATGCACAATCTAAGTCATGAGTTATCACTAGAGTCAGCCAAACGAATTGAAGAATGCTATGACAAGGAAAGAGGGGTTTATACACAAGCTATTGGAGTCAAACACCTAGATGCAAGTTTACTTCAGCTCATAAATATGGAATATCTTGATCCAAATTCTGAAAAAGCGAAAAGGCATTTGATGGAAATGGAAAAGGAATTGAAAACTGACGAAGGGTTATTCTTTAGATACAAACATGCAGATGATTTCGGTGAGCCAGAAACTACGTTCTTAATTTGTGCATTCTGGTATGTTGAAGCTCTTGCTCGTGTTGGTAGAATTGAGGAAGCTATTGAGACATTTAATAATATCAAGGGTTACTCAAATCATCTAGGACTTCTAAGTGAAGATGTAGATGCACATACAGGAAGTCAATGGGGTAACTTCCCTCAGACATACAGTCATGTCGGTCTTGTAAATGCTGCTTTTGCTATTTCTAGAAAAACTGCTAAACCTATCTATTTAAAATAA
- a CDS encoding OmpA family protein, which produces MKYLQLSFYIFLSCITQSILFAQDVEFTKKNFPDQKEQMKEAVENMKTGQSYMDAGDFDGALEYLFKAQEFNSNNVRLNYIIGISYLYCTQHDKTKALEYLEKAMELDMINPDLDEIQKYLGLTYHYKREFQTAIKHFRRYIDSHGEDELILKKIEECRNGIRLADSGVEVEFINLGEAVNSEYAEYGVTINADQTEIYFTSRRSNSTGGQISGDHHYFEDIYSSKFQNGAWTPASNLGHPINTAEHDASVALSPDGSKMIIYREGLLYESIRKGSQWSEPKKFPETINISEHQPSACYSYDGKKLFFVSDYDKNTHGGLDIFVSELQTNGQWGEAENLGLAINSIYDEDAVYFHPDGKTLYFSSKGHHTIGGYDIFKSTLKHGTWTEAESMGSHINTPGDDIFLSITAKGDEGYIATWREDSYGSKDIYKIDFKIKEEEPVVVKEEPEPVEVKEEVVVVEIAKLILFKGFILDEESQSPVTANITITDVNTNEEITSITSNSETGKFLMPLPSGKDYAINIDAEGYLFHSENFSIEESTEYYEAEKIITLNKIKVGSKIILRNVFFDTNSANLKTESEPELDHLVMILNEHQDLKVEIGGHTDDVGNEGYNQQLSEKRAQSVVSYLIGKGIESSRLVSKGYGESTPIADNTTKDGRALNRRTEFQIIE; this is translated from the coding sequence ATGAAATATCTACAATTATCATTTTACATCTTTTTAAGTTGTATAACTCAATCTATTTTATTCGCTCAAGACGTTGAGTTTACAAAAAAGAATTTCCCAGATCAGAAAGAGCAGATGAAAGAAGCTGTTGAAAATATGAAAACTGGGCAGTCTTACATGGATGCTGGAGACTTTGATGGTGCTCTAGAATATTTGTTTAAAGCTCAAGAGTTTAACTCAAATAATGTAAGACTTAACTACATTATAGGTATCAGTTACCTTTACTGTACTCAGCATGATAAGACGAAAGCCTTAGAGTATTTAGAAAAGGCAATGGAACTGGATATGATTAATCCTGACCTAGATGAAATTCAAAAGTATTTGGGACTTACTTACCATTATAAAAGAGAGTTTCAAACAGCTATCAAGCATTTTCGTCGTTATATCGACTCTCACGGGGAGGATGAACTTATTTTAAAGAAGATTGAAGAATGTAGAAATGGAATTAGGTTAGCCGATAGTGGTGTTGAGGTTGAATTCATTAACCTTGGAGAAGCTGTAAACTCAGAATATGCTGAATACGGTGTAACCATTAATGCCGATCAAACTGAAATCTATTTTACATCTAGAAGAAGCAATTCAACTGGCGGTCAAATCAGTGGTGATCATCATTATTTTGAAGATATTTATTCTAGCAAATTCCAAAATGGTGCTTGGACTCCTGCATCGAACCTTGGTCATCCAATTAATACAGCCGAACATGATGCATCGGTAGCGCTTTCTCCTGATGGTAGTAAAATGATCATCTACAGAGAAGGACTATTATATGAAAGTATCAGAAAAGGGAGTCAATGGAGTGAGCCTAAGAAATTCCCAGAAACTATAAATATTTCAGAGCACCAACCATCAGCTTGTTATTCATATGATGGTAAAAAGCTTTTCTTCGTTAGTGACTATGATAAAAATACTCATGGAGGACTTGATATTTTTGTTTCTGAACTTCAAACAAATGGTCAGTGGGGAGAAGCTGAAAATTTAGGACTTGCCATAAATTCAATTTATGATGAAGATGCTGTTTATTTCCACCCTGACGGAAAAACTCTTTATTTCTCATCTAAAGGGCATCACACTATTGGTGGTTACGACATATTCAAAAGTACTTTAAAACACGGTACTTGGACAGAAGCAGAAAGCATGGGAAGTCATATCAATACTCCTGGTGATGATATTTTCTTATCGATCACAGCCAAAGGTGATGAAGGATATATTGCAACTTGGAGAGAAGATTCTTATGGTTCTAAAGATATTTATAAAATTGACTTTAAAATTAAAGAGGAGGAACCTGTTGTAGTTAAGGAAGAACCTGAACCTGTAGAAGTAAAAGAAGAAGTAGTAGTGGTTGAAATTGCTAAACTAATTCTTTTCAAAGGGTTTATTCTCGATGAAGAATCACAATCACCTGTAACAGCAAATATCACTATTACAGACGTAAATACGAATGAGGAAATCACTTCCATTACATCAAATAGTGAGACAGGTAAATTCTTGATGCCACTTCCTAGTGGAAAAGACTATGCAATTAATATTGATGCAGAGGGTTATCTTTTCCATTCAGAAAACTTTTCAATTGAAGAGAGTACGGAGTATTATGAAGCTGAAAAAATCATCACTCTGAATAAAATTAAAGTTGGTAGTAAAATTATCCTTAGAAATGTATTCTTTGACACCAACAGTGCTAACCTTAAGACAGAATCTGAACCCGAACTAGATCATTTGGTTATGATTCTGAATGAGCACCAAGATCTGAAAGTTGAGATTGGTGGGCATACAGATGATGTAGGTAATGAAGGTTATAACCAGCAATTATCAGAAAAAAGAGCTCAATCTGTTGTTTCATATCTTATTGGTAAAGGAATTGAAAGCAGTCGCTTAGTTTCAAAAGGATATGGAGAAAGCACACCAATTGCGGATAATACCACGAAAGATGGTAGAGCATTAAACAGAAGAACAGAATTCCAAATTATAGAATAA
- a CDS encoding tetratricopeptide repeat protein, whose translation MIAMDDKDYEEAIHFFTESYQLDSSFADAINNRGVALMKKKEYPKALSDFEKAEAIREGYFEASKNKALAFQELDKHENTILVLDSLIKTNPDSTFLFSTRGVSKLALSQNESALLDFQKQLEYSPNDIASLLNIGYITYSNGDYDVAKKSFQKVIELDKKSALAYNNLGLVYLRENSFEKSELEFNKALEIDSSHPYFRNNRALALLFLGKLDKALDDLDISKYYDDKNPLLYRNFSFYFAQNKEFEKAEATLEKAKSMDENLEGYNFFKAELQRLEGNIEKACSFYIKSQKNGEGFHSNAYNCKTEID comes from the coding sequence ATGATAGCAATGGACGATAAAGATTATGAAGAAGCAATACACTTTTTTACAGAATCTTATCAATTAGATAGTTCTTTTGCAGATGCAATCAATAATAGAGGAGTGGCATTGATGAAGAAAAAGGAATATCCAAAAGCACTTTCTGATTTTGAAAAAGCAGAAGCGATCAGAGAAGGTTATTTTGAAGCATCAAAAAATAAAGCACTTGCTTTTCAAGAACTAGACAAGCATGAAAATACAATATTGGTTTTAGATTCTTTGATCAAGACAAACCCAGATTCAACTTTTCTTTTTTCAACTAGAGGAGTTTCAAAACTGGCTTTATCTCAAAATGAATCAGCTTTATTAGATTTTCAAAAACAGCTTGAATACTCACCTAATGATATTGCTAGTCTCTTAAATATTGGATATATAACCTATTCAAATGGTGATTATGATGTGGCCAAAAAGAGTTTCCAAAAGGTAATAGAATTGGATAAAAAGAGTGCTTTAGCATACAATAATTTAGGTTTAGTGTACCTAAGAGAAAATTCATTTGAGAAAAGTGAATTAGAGTTTAATAAAGCATTAGAAATTGATTCATCTCATCCGTATTTCAGAAATAACAGAGCTTTAGCGCTTCTGTTTCTGGGTAAATTGGATAAGGCTTTAGATGATCTTGATATCTCAAAGTATTATGATGACAAGAATCCTTTGTTGTATAGAAATTTTTCATTTTACTTTGCACAAAATAAAGAGTTTGAAAAAGCTGAAGCTACTCTGGAAAAAGCAAAATCAATGGATGAAAATCTTGAGGGTTATAATTTCTTTAAGGCTGAACTTCAAAGGTTAGAGGGAAACATAGAAAAAGCGTGCTCATTTTACATAAAATCTCAGAAAAATGGGGAAGGCTTTCATTCAAATGCTTATAATTGCAAAACAGAAATTGATTAG